In one Lachnospiraceae bacterium GAM79 genomic region, the following are encoded:
- a CDS encoding FtsX-like permease family protein, with protein MKFRYRLKFAVDNMCLHSSKIWEGILLNTVTLLVLSVVILIMHTSGNFYNETQKAYKEDIKNIGMVQIENEEDYEKCLKFIEYMKTQKYIKMLGTMENKIENGDSWRTVAEKQANNKEEKDELYNSDSYVETWNVSKDMFSMLSINLEAGYITIDDALRRGYEAVYAGFQYKKILHIGDVIELNGCDKQGIIAGYIKRNQVIPVMDITDVNKYSIHTTTSLDYGVIEVNETEAGYWNLYFCVNHDYTFDDAKNRLNMLADRENISISVKNLAAVMSSVESSTKDIRRYLLELFFIVAISACVSLTCYQSMNILTRKYEYGILYANGWNQKDIISIILIENIWKMLIAIILVIPVVALLAKYFFEAVYESQRILTMVIYKNVLVMNVLAGVFMIMLSSVIPIRLIKNHSGAELIGDEL; from the coding sequence ATGAAATTTCGATATAGACTAAAATTTGCAGTTGATAATATGTGCCTGCATAGTTCTAAGATATGGGAAGGAATTTTGCTGAATACCGTCACATTATTGGTACTGTCTGTTGTAATTCTAATTATGCATACGAGTGGTAATTTTTATAATGAAACGCAGAAAGCATATAAAGAAGACATTAAAAACATTGGGATGGTACAGATAGAAAATGAAGAAGATTATGAAAAGTGTTTGAAATTTATTGAATATATGAAAACACAAAAATATATAAAAATGCTTGGGACAATGGAGAATAAAATTGAAAATGGAGATAGCTGGAGAACTGTAGCAGAGAAACAGGCAAATAACAAGGAAGAGAAAGATGAATTGTATAATTCGGATTCATATGTTGAGACTTGGAATGTTAGTAAAGATATGTTTTCAATGCTGAGTATAAATCTGGAAGCGGGCTATATTACAATAGATGATGCATTGCGCAGGGGATATGAAGCGGTTTATGCCGGATTCCAATATAAAAAAATATTGCACATAGGTGATGTAATAGAACTAAATGGATGCGACAAACAGGGGATCATTGCAGGTTATATAAAAAGAAACCAGGTTATTCCTGTTATGGACATAACGGATGTGAATAAATATTCAATTCATACAACTACTTCTTTAGATTATGGGGTTATAGAAGTAAATGAAACAGAAGCGGGATATTGGAACCTTTATTTTTGTGTAAACCATGATTATACATTTGATGATGCAAAGAATAGATTGAATATGTTAGCAGACCGCGAGAATATAAGTATCTCTGTTAAGAATCTGGCAGCCGTTATGAGCAGCGTTGAGTCATCAACCAAGGATATACGCAGATATTTATTGGAATTGTTTTTTATTGTGGCAATATCAGCATGTGTATCATTGACTTGTTATCAAAGTATGAATATTCTCACACGAAAATATGAGTATGGTATTTTGTATGCGAATGGATGGAATCAGAAAGATATAATTTCAATTATTTTAATTGAAAATATATGGAAAATGTTAATCGCAATTATTTTAGTAATTCCTGTGGTGGCACTTCTTGCAAAATATTTTTTTGAAGCAGTATATGAGTCTCAAAGAATATTAACTATGGTGATATATAAAAATGTATTGGTTATGAATGTATTAGCAGGTGTCTTTATGATAATGCTTTCATCCGTTATCCCGATTAGATTGATAAAAAATCACTCAGGAGCAGAATTAATAGGAGATGAATTATGA
- a CDS encoding ABC transporter ATP-binding protein, protein MIRLNNVRKTYVTGDVSTAALNGISLEIEDGAYISIMGTSGSGKSTLLNILGGMDRLTEGEYFYNDIAVHELKENELHNFRKENVGFIFQQFALMKHYTVFENVEIPLIALNIPKKKRKEIVMQSLDMVGIADYWKKLPANLSGGQQQRCAIARALVANKNIILADEPTGALDKMTGQEIMKILKKVNQQGKTVIVVTHDENVAQMGDRIIRIEDGRLV, encoded by the coding sequence ATGATTAGATTAAATAATGTAAGAAAGACATATGTAACTGGTGATGTATCGACAGCAGCATTAAATGGAATTTCTCTGGAGATAGAAGATGGAGCTTATATTTCTATTATGGGAACTTCTGGTTCAGGGAAAAGTACCCTGTTAAATATTTTAGGAGGAATGGATCGGCTGACGGAAGGCGAATATTTTTATAATGATATAGCAGTACATGAGTTGAAGGAAAATGAACTTCATAATTTCAGAAAAGAAAATGTAGGATTTATTTTTCAACAATTTGCCCTTATGAAACATTATACGGTTTTTGAAAATGTGGAGATACCGTTAATAGCATTAAATATTCCGAAGAAAAAAAGAAAAGAAATCGTTATGCAAAGCTTGGATATGGTGGGAATTGCAGATTATTGGAAAAAACTTCCGGCTAATTTATCAGGGGGACAACAGCAGAGGTGTGCGATCGCAAGAGCGTTGGTTGCAAATAAAAATATAATTCTGGCAGATGAGCCGACGGGTGCATTGGATAAAATGACCGGACAAGAGATTATGAAAATTTTAAAGAAAGTAAATCAACAGGGCAAAACAGTGATTGTTGTCACACATGATGAAAATGTAGCACAAATGGGTGATCGTATAATACGGATAGAGGATGGAAGATTAGTATGA
- a CDS encoding DUF6034 family protein codes for MIINNLKKTAFLLLICVALTGCQRKVGADINEEMDDYAEPGLRGELNIPEKESFEFGETNGKKILLDTENIILPETDRMESIRYKEIQIDRDYKKKVAECIFDKDNEIYEYNGKLSKEMHDENICYYKKCEDIAKKQGDKDAVEAYREMAAEEEQKKTQAAPLHPAGEYESDSYIGYIDGKTFLLNFTESGDGFELKRYPEELTYDVIHADDITYAYCITEYGDGKEQELIQTNELNRAEISKEEAIKEAGDFFADIGIGNVMMAEAATAEWLCRDLALGQNEESVIYDGYYITFTDAVESNPAYLGFCDETNILSPIEGDQRSMTSQIYEVNINDNGIVGIVCRQKYQRSDSKQDQQVLMDWDKLLETVSLEFDNYSNDNISGDIIFNYARLTYCMTLQDNGEFVLSPVWVFLSLDEISLEYQIDAYPNEMLIIDACTGKFITICTF; via the coding sequence ATGATAATAAATAATCTGAAAAAAACTGCTTTTTTATTACTTATCTGTGTGGCGTTGACTGGATGCCAGAGAAAAGTAGGGGCAGATATTAATGAGGAAATGGATGATTATGCAGAACCCGGTTTGAGAGGAGAATTAAATATACCGGAAAAGGAATCATTTGAATTTGGAGAGACCAATGGGAAAAAGATATTGCTTGATACAGAGAATATTATATTACCGGAGACAGACCGTATGGAATCGATACGATATAAAGAGATTCAAATAGATAGAGATTATAAGAAAAAGGTAGCGGAATGTATATTTGATAAGGACAATGAAATATATGAATATAATGGAAAATTGTCTAAGGAAATGCATGATGAAAATATTTGTTATTATAAAAAATGTGAAGATATAGCAAAAAAACAGGGAGATAAAGATGCGGTAGAAGCTTATAGAGAAATGGCAGCTGAAGAAGAACAGAAAAAGACACAGGCAGCACCATTGCATCCTGCAGGAGAATATGAGTCAGATTCATATATTGGATACATAGATGGAAAGACGTTCCTGCTGAATTTTACAGAAAGTGGGGATGGTTTTGAGTTAAAACGTTATCCCGAAGAATTAACATATGATGTTATACATGCAGACGACATAACATATGCATACTGCATTACAGAATATGGAGATGGTAAAGAACAAGAACTTATTCAAACCAATGAACTGAATAGGGCGGAGATCAGTAAAGAAGAAGCAATTAAAGAAGCGGGTGATTTTTTTGCTGATATAGGAATCGGAAATGTAATGATGGCAGAAGCGGCAACAGCAGAGTGGCTATGTCGTGATCTGGCGTTGGGACAGAATGAAGAAAGTGTTATATATGATGGTTACTATATTACTTTTACAGATGCAGTAGAATCAAATCCTGCCTACCTTGGATTTTGTGATGAAACGAATATTTTGTCACCAATTGAAGGTGATCAAAGAAGTATGACATCCCAAATTTATGAGGTTAACATAAATGATAATGGAATTGTTGGTATTGTATGCCGTCAAAAATATCAGAGGTCAGATAGCAAACAGGATCAACAGGTATTGATGGATTGGGATAAATTATTAGAAACAGTATCCTTAGAATTTGATAATTATTCTAATGATAATATATCAGGAGATATCATTTTTAATTACGCACGGTTAACTTATTGCATGACGCTTCAGGATAATGGAGAATTTGTACTCTCGCCGGTATGGGTATTTTTGTCATTGGATGAAATTTCATTAGAATATCAGATAGATGCCTATCCCAATGAAATGTTGATAATTGATGCATGTACAGGAAAATTTATTACAATTTGCACGTTTTAG
- a CDS encoding aldolase catalytic domain-containing protein: MIGGDMITYRPDIQVLDATIRDGGLVNDFYFTDEFVKALYEANLKAGVDYMEFGYKASKEMFDVEKFGKWKFCDEEAIRSIVGENNTEMKISVMADVGRCDYKTDIIDRADSVIDMIRVATYINTMPAAIEMIEDAHAKGYETTCNIMAISKDQESEIDIALEMLGKSNVDGIYIVDSYGSLYPEQIQRLTQKYVAVGEKYGKKIGIHAHDNMKMAYANTVEAMRHGASMLDGTVSSMGRGAGNCAMELLLGFLRNPKYNLYHILKFIERYMVPLKEKGDAVWGYDVPYMLTGMLNQHPREAIDFIKQGKHEYADMYSYLLYRE, translated from the coding sequence ATGATAGGCGGAGATATGATCACGTACAGACCTGATATTCAGGTGCTTGATGCTACAATTCGAGATGGAGGACTTGTCAACGATTTTTATTTTACAGATGAATTTGTAAAAGCACTTTATGAAGCAAATTTGAAGGCTGGTGTTGATTATATGGAATTCGGCTACAAGGCTTCCAAGGAGATGTTCGATGTAGAAAAGTTCGGAAAGTGGAAGTTCTGTGACGAAGAAGCCATTCGCAGTATAGTCGGAGAGAATAATACAGAGATGAAGATATCTGTTATGGCGGATGTCGGAAGATGCGATTACAAGACAGATATTATTGACAGAGCAGACAGTGTTATTGACATGATACGTGTGGCTACATACATCAACACCATGCCTGCTGCGATCGAGATGATAGAGGATGCACATGCAAAGGGATATGAGACGACCTGTAACATTATGGCAATCTCAAAGGATCAGGAGTCAGAGATCGATATCGCTCTTGAGATGTTAGGCAAATCAAATGTAGACGGAATCTACATTGTAGACAGCTACGGCTCTTTATACCCGGAGCAGATCCAGAGACTGACACAGAAATATGTGGCAGTTGGAGAGAAATACGGTAAGAAGATTGGTATTCATGCACATGACAACATGAAGATGGCATATGCAAATACTGTTGAAGCAATGAGACATGGAGCAAGCATGTTAGATGGAACGGTAAGCTCTATGGGACGAGGTGCAGGAAATTGCGCGATGGAATTGCTGCTTGGCTTCCTTCGTAATCCAAAGTACAATCTGTACCATATCCTGAAGTTCATTGAGCGTTACATGGTTCCGTTAAAGGAAAAGGGTGATGCTGTATGGGGCTATGATGTACCGTACATGCTGACCGGTATGCTGAACCAGCATCCAAGAGAGGCCATTGATTTCATCAAACAGGGCAAACACGAATACGCTGACATGTACAGCTACTTACTTTATCGCGAATAA
- the gltX gene encoding glutamate--tRNA ligase, which yields MDYNKLAELIFPDITGTVDDLEARFPKRDLPEGAKVTRFAPSPTGYMHIGGLYAAMISRKLAKQSGGVFYLRIEDTDRKRELENGVEEIINSLNKFDLGFDEGPFEGSPVTYAPYKQSERKEIYQICVKKLMQEGYAYPDFTTAEELDAIRAKQEAAKVDIGYYGEYAVGRNLTYEQIEEKLAAGEPYVVRLKSPGEAGKTVVYSDPIRGKIEMPENMMDVVLLKSDGIPTYHFAHAVDDHFMRTNMVIRGDEWLASYPLHKQLFELCGFELPEYAHISPIMKMEISVDEDGNEHQHKRKLSKRKDPEAAVGFYQEQGYPSESVLEYLMTIANSNYEEWHAANPDKTIDDFTLSLAKMPASGALFDMVKLNDVSKEMISTFSEEKCYEKIMAWAKEFDEKLYEFGTNDKESFLKTISLWKMSGNKVRKDVGKWSDLAEMFGYLYVPEDELKLSYEVDEKYNADQMAEIINEYKKDLFLDAENWFAEMKVMGDKLGYCPNVKEYKKNPDAYKGSITDVCTIVRVAVTGKKNSPDLATIMNVIGKDRTIGRLDKFLAAIGK from the coding sequence ATGGATTATAACAAATTAGCAGAATTAATATTCCCGGATATAACAGGAACGGTAGACGATCTCGAAGCAAGATTTCCAAAGAGAGACTTGCCGGAGGGTGCGAAGGTAACGAGATTTGCGCCAAGCCCAACCGGATATATGCATATCGGTGGTTTATATGCTGCTATGATATCAAGAAAACTTGCAAAGCAGAGCGGTGGTGTGTTTTATCTTAGAATAGAAGATACAGACAGAAAGAGAGAGCTTGAAAATGGCGTGGAGGAGATCATCAATTCCTTAAACAAGTTTGATCTTGGATTTGATGAGGGACCATTTGAAGGAAGCCCTGTCACATATGCACCATATAAGCAGAGCGAGAGAAAAGAGATCTATCAGATTTGCGTTAAGAAGCTGATGCAGGAGGGATATGCATATCCTGATTTTACAACTGCGGAAGAACTGGATGCGATAAGAGCAAAGCAGGAGGCTGCAAAGGTAGATATCGGATATTATGGAGAGTATGCAGTTGGAAGAAATCTGACATACGAGCAGATCGAGGAGAAATTGGCAGCCGGAGAGCCTTATGTTGTCAGACTTAAGAGCCCGGGCGAGGCAGGCAAGACAGTTGTTTACAGTGACCCGATCCGTGGTAAGATCGAGATGCCTGAGAACATGATGGATGTTGTACTGTTAAAATCTGATGGAATCCCAACCTATCATTTTGCACATGCAGTAGACGATCATTTTATGAGAACAAATATGGTCATCCGTGGTGATGAATGGCTTGCATCCTATCCGCTTCATAAGCAGTTATTTGAACTGTGCGGATTTGAACTTCCTGAGTATGCACATATTTCACCAATTATGAAGATGGAAATATCCGTTGATGAGGATGGAAATGAACATCAGCATAAGAGAAAGCTTAGTAAGAGAAAAGACCCGGAGGCAGCCGTTGGCTTCTATCAGGAGCAGGGTTATCCATCCGAGAGTGTACTGGAATATCTGATGACGATCGCCAATTCCAATTATGAGGAATGGCATGCAGCAAATCCGGATAAGACGATCGATGATTTCACATTGTCACTTGCGAAGATGCCGGCATCCGGTGCATTATTTGACATGGTGAAGTTAAATGATGTCAGCAAAGAGATGATCTCCACATTTTCAGAAGAAAAGTGCTATGAGAAGATTATGGCATGGGCAAAAGAATTTGATGAGAAGCTGTATGAATTTGGCACAAATGATAAAGAGAGCTTCTTAAAGACGATCAGTCTCTGGAAGATGTCCGGAAATAAAGTCCGTAAGGATGTTGGTAAGTGGTCAGATCTGGCAGAGATGTTCGGCTATCTCTATGTGCCGGAGGATGAACTGAAGCTTTCCTACGAGGTCGATGAGAAGTATAATGCAGATCAGATGGCAGAGATCATCAATGAATATAAGAAGGATCTGTTCTTAGATGCAGAGAACTGGTTTGCCGAGATGAAGGTGATGGGCGACAAGCTTGGCTATTGTCCGAATGTCAAGGAGTATAAGAAGAATCCGGATGCTTATAAGGGATCGATCACAGATGTCTGCACGATCGTTCGTGTGGCAGTAACCGGTAAGAAGAATTCACCGGATCTTGCTACGATCATGAACGTGATCGGCAAGGATCGTACGATCGGAAGACTGGACAAGTTCCTGGCAGCGATCGGTAAGTAA
- the argJ gene encoding bifunctional glutamate N-acetyltransferase/amino-acid acetyltransferase ArgJ, with product MKKKTYEGYTYVDGGVCAAKGFVANGINCGLNSDKNKNDLGMVYSSTVCNAAAVYTQNKVKGAPILVTKEHLKATGGKAMAVVVNSKNANTCNADGVEKAERICELAADALGIDADMIINASTGVIGQIIPIEPFEEHMKELAGGLSADGNDKAANAIMTTDTVDKQVAVEFTLGGKTCRLGGMAKGSGMIHPNMATTLNFITTDVAISADMIQKALSEIVKVTYNCLSIDGDTSTNDTLSVMANGLAGNEEIVTENDDYAIFKKALYIVMECMTMMLASDGEGASKMLECTVSGAPDQDTAIIVAKSIIRSPLTKCAMFGEDANWGRILCAIGYAEADFDIDKVDVDLESEKGIVEVCRNGSGIPFSEEKASEVLSEDDIYINVNLNQGEASAKAWGCDLTYDYVKINGDYRS from the coding sequence ATGAAGAAGAAAACATACGAAGGATACACATATGTAGATGGTGGTGTCTGTGCAGCAAAGGGATTTGTGGCAAATGGTATAAACTGCGGACTGAATTCCGATAAGAATAAGAATGATCTGGGTATGGTTTACAGCAGTACAGTCTGTAATGCAGCAGCCGTATATACACAGAACAAGGTAAAAGGTGCGCCAATCCTTGTAACTAAGGAGCATCTGAAGGCAACAGGCGGCAAAGCCATGGCAGTTGTCGTTAATTCAAAGAATGCAAATACCTGTAATGCGGATGGCGTGGAAAAGGCAGAGCGGATCTGCGAGCTGGCAGCAGATGCACTGGGAATCGATGCAGATATGATCATCAATGCATCGACCGGTGTGATTGGTCAGATCATTCCGATCGAACCATTTGAAGAGCACATGAAAGAGCTTGCTGGCGGTTTAAGTGCCGATGGCAATGATAAGGCTGCAAATGCGATCATGACGACAGATACAGTTGATAAGCAGGTTGCAGTAGAATTCACACTTGGTGGCAAGACCTGTCGTCTTGGTGGAATGGCAAAGGGAAGCGGTATGATTCATCCGAATATGGCAACCACGCTGAACTTTATCACAACGGATGTTGCAATCTCAGCCGATATGATCCAGAAGGCTCTGAGTGAGATCGTAAAGGTAACCTATAATTGTCTGTCTATAGATGGTGATACATCGACAAATGATACTTTAAGTGTCATGGCAAACGGACTTGCAGGAAATGAAGAGATCGTAACAGAAAATGACGACTATGCAATTTTCAAGAAAGCACTGTACATCGTTATGGAGTGTATGACGATGATGCTCGCAAGTGATGGAGAGGGCGCAAGCAAGATGCTGGAATGTACAGTATCAGGAGCACCGGATCAGGACACAGCGATCATCGTCGCAAAGAGCATTATCCGTTCCCCACTGACCAAATGTGCGATGTTTGGTGAAGATGCAAACTGGGGACGTATTCTCTGTGCGATCGGATATGCAGAAGCAGATTTCGATATCGATAAAGTAGATGTAGATCTTGAATCTGAGAAGGGAATCGTAGAGGTGTGCAGAAATGGTTCCGGTATTCCATTTTCTGAGGAAAAAGCCTCTGAGGTATTATCTGAGGATGATATCTATATTAACGTCAATCTGAATCAGGGCGAAGCATCCGCCAAGGCGTGGGGCTGTGACCTGACTTATGATTACGTTAAGATCAACGGGGATTATCGTTCATAA
- a CDS encoding GNAT family N-acetyltransferase, translating to MEKIMNNSYINKDEINNKIYDYIAGYINCSTDQLKEEGTHFVKNKKAAKNYVKILSIRDTNIISLSEEKYELGKQLLSGKTRNELYESTLIFGQTIHYIPDLKQMVKLPLSDTFSFKLYEGNNLKTLCDIEGFENSLAFDAEGNTNTTIVLCAIKDNEIIAIAGAAPTGKLMEVGIDVKKKWRGYGLARLLVRNLTVEILERNMIPFYSASVTNLASQAVAIRSGYMPLWTDSFGTR from the coding sequence ATGGAGAAAATCATGAATAATTCTTATATTAATAAAGATGAGATAAATAATAAAATATATGACTACATTGCCGGCTACATAAATTGTTCAACAGATCAATTAAAAGAAGAAGGCACACATTTCGTAAAGAACAAAAAGGCTGCTAAAAATTATGTTAAAATTCTCAGCATCAGAGATACAAATATCATTTCTCTGTCTGAAGAAAAATATGAACTTGGAAAACAACTGTTATCAGGTAAAACTCGAAACGAATTATATGAAAGTACCTTGATTTTTGGTCAGACTATTCATTACATTCCTGACCTGAAACAAATGGTTAAATTACCTCTTTCAGATACCTTTTCGTTCAAATTATATGAAGGTAACAACCTTAAAACATTATGTGATATCGAGGGCTTTGAAAATTCACTGGCTTTTGATGCAGAAGGAAATACAAATACAACCATCGTTTTATGTGCAATAAAAGATAACGAAATAATAGCAATTGCGGGTGCTGCTCCCACCGGTAAACTGATGGAAGTTGGAATTGATGTAAAAAAGAAATGGAGAGGATATGGTCTAGCCCGTTTGCTGGTTAGAAATCTGACAGTTGAAATTCTGGAACGAAATATGATTCCATTTTATAGTGCATCTGTTACAAATCTGGCTTCCCAAGCAGTAGCCATCCGAAGCGGCTATATGCCACTCTGGACGGATTCATTTGGGACACGCTAA
- a CDS encoding Ig-like domain-containing protein, translating into MKHSNSFWKRTIIGCSLLGMVIVTALPAQAAVQAATLNERTVSAVSTYTGTNAALATSKTAAINTATSTTNTTTNDATLTASKTTAKKAALNKTSLKLKKGKTYQLKTKNVKGTVTWRSSNKKIATVSKKGKVTAKKAGSTVIKATYKKNGKIKTLKCKVTVTAAKKESREETVKKKILALQNTYKEGTTWTNDNFYLWKAKNMYCYGCIALAGKISDTVFGKDAPVKTHKDFSAIKNGDHIRIGNYHSVIVISHTSDSVTVVEGNYNSSIHWFRTITKSSLQQTGFSVDTRY; encoded by the coding sequence ATGAAACATTCCAATTCTTTCTGGAAACGTACAATCATCGGATGCAGCCTGCTCGGTATGGTTATCGTAACTGCATTGCCAGCACAGGCAGCAGTTCAGGCAGCAACTTTAAATGAGCGCACAGTTTCCGCTGTCAGTACATACACAGGCACCAATGCTGCCCTTGCCACAAGTAAGACCGCAGCTATAAACACTGCCACTTCTACTACAAATACAACCACAAATGATGCCACCCTTACCGCAAGCAAGACCACGGCCAAGAAAGCTGCACTGAATAAAACATCTTTAAAGCTGAAGAAGGGCAAAACTTACCAGTTAAAAACAAAAAATGTAAAGGGAACGGTAACATGGAGATCTTCTAATAAGAAGATTGCCACAGTTTCAAAGAAAGGTAAGGTTACTGCAAAAAAGGCAGGCTCCACCGTTATTAAAGCTACCTATAAAAAGAACGGAAAGATAAAGACATTAAAGTGCAAGGTCACTGTTACAGCAGCGAAAAAAGAATCCCGTGAAGAGACTGTAAAAAAGAAAATCCTTGCATTACAGAATACATATAAAGAAGGTACAACATGGACAAATGACAACTTCTATCTCTGGAAGGCAAAGAACATGTACTGCTATGGCTGTATCGCCCTTGCCGGAAAGATCAGTGATACTGTATTCGGCAAAGATGCACCTGTAAAAACGCATAAAGATTTCTCCGCGATCAAGAACGGCGACCATATCCGGATCGGTAATTATCATTCCGTTATCGTCATCTCACATACGAGCGATTCCGTAACAGTAGTAGAGGGAAACTACAACTCCTCCATTCACTGGTTCCGAACCATAACGAAATCTTCCCTGCAGCAAACAGGCTTTTCAGTAGATACACGGTATTAA
- a CDS encoding DeoR/GlpR family DNA-binding transcription regulator — MLTEERYNKILEALKNKGTITVAEMTECTGASESTIRRDLIALDEMGKLNKVHGGATAVAHQFIADEIAVSVKEQLCVEEKKAIARYAVNMINDDDFIFIDAGTSTGWMIEYLESTRATFVTNGIAHIKRLMNKGLRAYMIGGLGKPVTESTVGADAVNNMKMFNFSKCFLGTNGVHTDYGFTTVDVEEALVKMEAVNRSYASVVLADHTKFDKVTAVTFAGIKKACIITDRLVNDKYADATVIKEVMKE; from the coding sequence ATGCTTACGGAAGAAAGATATAACAAGATACTGGAAGCTCTGAAGAACAAAGGAACGATCACAGTTGCAGAAATGACAGAGTGCACAGGAGCATCAGAATCAACCATAAGGCGGGATCTTATCGCTCTCGATGAAATGGGAAAACTGAATAAGGTACACGGAGGAGCTACAGCAGTTGCACACCAGTTTATTGCAGATGAGATTGCGGTCAGTGTAAAAGAGCAGCTCTGTGTGGAAGAAAAGAAAGCAATTGCGCGGTATGCGGTGAATATGATCAATGATGACGATTTTATTTTCATAGATGCAGGAACAAGTACCGGATGGATGATCGAGTATCTGGAATCAACCAGAGCGACATTTGTCACAAACGGAATTGCACATATCAAACGGCTGATGAACAAAGGACTTCGGGCATACATGATCGGAGGACTCGGAAAGCCGGTCACAGAATCTACGGTAGGTGCAGATGCTGTAAATAATATGAAGATGTTCAATTTCTCAAAATGCTTCCTTGGAACTAACGGTGTACATACAGATTACGGTTTCACGACAGTCGATGTAGAAGAAGCACTTGTAAAGATGGAAGCGGTCAACCGATCTTATGCAAGTGTTGTCCTTGCCGATCACACGAAGTTTGACAAGGTTACAGCGGTTACATTTGCAGGAATCAAGAAGGCGTGTATTATCACCGACCGACTTGTAAATGATAAGTATGCAGATGCAACAGTCATAAAGGAGGTAATGAAGGAATGA
- the pfkB gene encoding 1-phosphofructokinase, protein MIYTVTFNPAIDYVVRMEKLEIGSVNRSREEALFYGGKGINVSTVLKNLGVDSVALGFVAGFTGKAIEEGVAALGVKADFITVSDGVSRINVKLKAGEETEINGKGPNISDAELEELYKKLDGLTDGDCLVLAGAIPPSLPSDVYEKIMARLAGKKVDIVVDATKDLLLNVLKYHPFLIKPNNFELGEMFGVTLHSDEEIEEYAKKLQALGARNVAVSMAGDGSMLITENGETYRMGVPKGKVVNSVGAGDSMVAGFIASYFAEHDYKKALKYGAATGSATAFSEGLATKDQVEKLLGQF, encoded by the coding sequence ATGATCTACACAGTAACTTTCAATCCGGCAATCGATTATGTTGTCAGAATGGAAAAACTGGAAATCGGTTCGGTAAACAGAAGCAGAGAAGAAGCCCTGTTCTACGGTGGAAAGGGAATCAATGTTTCGACAGTCCTTAAGAATTTGGGCGTAGATTCTGTAGCACTTGGATTTGTTGCAGGCTTTACCGGAAAAGCGATTGAAGAAGGAGTCGCTGCCCTTGGTGTAAAAGCTGATTTCATCACGGTTTCAGATGGCGTTAGCAGAATCAATGTTAAGCTGAAAGCCGGAGAAGAAACAGAGATCAATGGAAAAGGCCCCAATATCAGCGATGCAGAACTGGAAGAACTTTATAAGAAATTAGATGGTTTAACAGACGGTGACTGTCTGGTTCTGGCAGGAGCGATCCCACCATCTTTACCATCTGATGTGTACGAGAAAATCATGGCAAGACTTGCAGGCAAGAAGGTTGATATCGTAGTCGATGCTACGAAGGATCTCTTGTTAAATGTTCTCAAGTATCATCCGTTTCTTATCAAGCCGAATAACTTCGAGCTTGGAGAAATGTTTGGCGTAACACTTCATTCCGATGAGGAGATTGAAGAATATGCAAAGAAATTACAGGCACTTGGAGCAAGAAACGTAGCGGTCTCTATGGCAGGAGACGGATCTATGCTGATCACAGAGAACGGAGAGACATACAGAATGGGCGTTCCAAAAGGAAAAGTTGTTAATTCTGTAGGAGCCGGAGATTCCATGGTGGCAGGATTTATCGCAAGCTATTTTGCAGAGCATGATTACAAGAAAGCATTAAAATACGGCGCAGCAACAGGCAGCGCAACCGCATTTTCAGAAGGACTTGCAACTAAAGACCAGGTTGAGAAGCTTTTAGGACAATTTTAA